In one Mucilaginibacter ginsenosidivorax genomic region, the following are encoded:
- a CDS encoding BamA/TamA family outer membrane protein, whose amino-acid sequence MKNTYLKNRPAKSLLLLLLAIAAATRVSAQNTGDSVKLAIEPGYNNVSGAHRFFLGENYRKLWAAPVKLRIFHIQAEKGGLKILQKGGGQQTKSLRLQDPTGQQWVLRTIQKYPEKGLPPSLRPTVAKDILQDQVSAAHPFSALTVPPLATALGIPHSNPEIVYMPDDPALGDYRKDFANQVFLFEEREPLDAEKTDNTDKVQRKLQEDNDNRVDEKTVLRARLLDMLLGDWDRHEDQWRWEKLAGEKGTTYEPVPRDRDQVYYKTSGLFPWIVAHQWLKSKFQGYSGEIRDINGWNFNARYFDRYFLNDLSEDDWKEQIAFVQSTLTDNLIKSAVKRMPDTIFKLSGTEIIGKMIARRNILDKQAMEYYRFIAKQVEIPASDKTDKFTISNEAGGNLTVTVNKIKKDGTVDKITYKRTFKPDVTEEVRLYGFAGDDQFIVTGSNPSPIKVRMVGGNGVDSFYVDKSLHNKSNLYVYDRSDQPNKLPSSADAKIRTSTDTAVNQYDKKSFKFDRFEPIVLANYSPDLGISLIAGLSWEKHGFRKEPYAFRDEFLVNYNLGRQSFMLTYTADWKKAIGNNDLGINIKSLGPHNLSNFFGIGNNTIFENEGDKEISYYRNRYDFVTANVSLSQTNNNWQFNEGIAGQYYNSSASNNTSRFLNGYNQANPDQNVFGTKFYTGILASARLDTRNKATIPTKGILWNTTVGGYTGISKNSHNTYGQILTEFSFYLNPDQDSILVIANRTGLGTTVGDATYFQLMKLGGAQNFRGFHTNRFTGKTIAYNNLELRLKVLDFTSYLLPGSLGIIGFNDVGRVWVPGEKSDQWHDGYGGGFYIIPAQLVLIEAVMGFSKEGSLPYITIGLRF is encoded by the coding sequence TTGAAAAATACATACCTAAAAAACAGGCCGGCCAAAAGTTTATTACTGCTGTTATTAGCAATAGCAGCAGCAACGCGCGTTTCTGCGCAAAACACAGGCGATAGCGTTAAGCTGGCTATTGAGCCCGGGTACAATAACGTGAGCGGTGCCCATCGTTTTTTCCTTGGCGAAAATTACCGTAAGTTGTGGGCTGCACCGGTAAAACTTCGCATTTTTCATATCCAGGCTGAGAAGGGCGGCTTAAAAATTCTGCAAAAAGGCGGCGGGCAGCAAACCAAATCACTACGCCTGCAAGACCCCACCGGGCAGCAATGGGTATTAAGAACCATCCAGAAATATCCCGAAAAGGGTTTACCGCCCAGCTTGCGGCCAACAGTAGCTAAGGATATCCTGCAAGACCAGGTATCTGCCGCACACCCTTTCTCGGCTTTAACCGTGCCACCATTGGCCACGGCATTAGGTATCCCCCACTCCAACCCCGAAATTGTTTACATGCCCGATGATCCTGCCCTTGGCGATTACCGCAAGGATTTTGCCAACCAGGTTTTCTTGTTTGAAGAACGCGAGCCGCTGGATGCCGAAAAAACCGACAACACCGATAAAGTGCAACGTAAACTGCAGGAAGATAATGATAACCGGGTTGATGAAAAAACGGTGCTGCGCGCCCGCCTGCTGGATATGCTGCTGGGCGATTGGGACAGACACGAAGACCAATGGCGCTGGGAAAAACTGGCAGGCGAAAAGGGAACCACTTACGAACCTGTACCACGCGACCGCGACCAGGTTTATTACAAAACCTCGGGACTATTCCCGTGGATAGTGGCGCACCAATGGCTCAAATCAAAGTTCCAGGGCTACAGTGGCGAAATAAGGGACATTAATGGCTGGAATTTTAACGCCCGATATTTTGACCGTTATTTCCTGAATGACTTAAGCGAAGACGATTGGAAAGAACAGATAGCCTTTGTGCAAAGTACGTTAACCGACAACCTGATAAAAAGTGCGGTTAAACGGATGCCCGATACCATATTCAAACTTTCGGGTACCGAAATCATCGGCAAAATGATTGCCCGCAGAAACATACTGGATAAACAGGCCATGGAATATTACCGTTTTATAGCCAAACAGGTAGAGATACCCGCAAGCGATAAAACAGATAAGTTTACCATTAGTAATGAAGCAGGGGGCAACCTTACGGTTACCGTCAATAAGATCAAAAAAGATGGAACCGTTGATAAAATAACCTACAAACGCACCTTTAAACCGGATGTAACCGAAGAGGTAAGGTTATATGGTTTTGCCGGAGACGATCAGTTTATAGTTACCGGCAGTAATCCCTCGCCTATAAAAGTGCGGATGGTTGGTGGTAATGGGGTAGATAGTTTTTATGTAGATAAAAGCCTGCACAATAAAAGCAATTTGTATGTGTACGACCGGTCGGATCAGCCGAATAAGTTACCGTCATCAGCCGACGCGAAGATTCGTACGTCAACAGATACAGCCGTAAACCAGTACGATAAAAAAAGCTTTAAATTTGACAGGTTTGAGCCCATTGTACTGGCCAATTATAGCCCAGATTTAGGGATTTCGTTAATTGCCGGTTTATCATGGGAAAAGCACGGTTTCCGAAAAGAACCTTATGCCTTTCGTGATGAATTCCTTGTAAATTATAACCTGGGCAGGCAATCATTCATGCTCACCTACACGGCCGATTGGAAGAAAGCCATAGGTAATAATGACCTGGGCATTAATATCAAATCATTAGGGCCGCACAACCTCAGTAACTTTTTTGGCATAGGCAACAACACTATTTTTGAAAACGAGGGCGATAAGGAAATTAGCTATTATCGTAATCGATACGATTTTGTTACGGCCAATGTATCCCTTAGTCAAACCAATAATAACTGGCAGTTTAATGAGGGCATCGCCGGGCAATATTATAACAGCAGCGCATCAAACAATACCAGTCGTTTTTTGAACGGTTACAACCAGGCCAACCCCGATCAAAATGTATTTGGCACAAAATTCTACACCGGCATTTTGGCCAGTGCCCGGTTGGACACCCGCAATAAGGCAACCATCCCCACCAAAGGCATTTTATGGAATACCACCGTTGGCGGCTACACCGGTATAAGCAAAAACAGCCATAACACCTACGGGCAAATCCTTACGGAGTTTAGCTTTTACCTCAACCCCGATCAGGATTCGATATTGGTAATAGCCAACAGAACCGGCCTTGGCACCACCGTTGGCGATGCTACGTATTTTCAATTGATGAAACTTGGCGGTGCACAAAATTTCCGTGGTTTCCACACCAACAGGTTTACCGGCAAAACTATAGCCTATAACAACCTGGAATTACGCCTTAAAGTATTGGATTTTACATCGTACCTCCTACCCGGCTCCCTGGGTATTATCGGCTTTAACGATGTAGGCCGCGTTTGGGTACCCGGCGAAAAATCAGATCAGTGGCATGATGGCTATGGCGGCGGCTTTTATATCATCCCGGCCCAACTGGTATTAATTGAGGCCGTGATGGGCTTTTCAAAAGAGGGATCGTTGCCTTACATTACTATCGGGTTGAGGTTTTAA
- a CDS encoding glycosyltransferase family 117 protein, translating to MQYKKINNLLGWLCFVIASITYILTLEPSVSFWDCGEFISCAYRLQVAHQPGYPVFAMLGKLFSLLSFGNNAKVPYYTNMGSAIASGATIMFLFWTITALAKKLLLNKRDEEVSQTNLILIMGAGLVGALAFTYTDTFWFSAVETIVFALSSLCTAIVFWAILKWDAHADEKGADKWLVFIAYVIGLSIGIHLLNLLTIPALAIVYFFRRSKNINVGNGILAFLAGIVILGLVQYGVRGYTIKFAAYFDLFFVNSLGLGFGSGAFFFMLIIVAALVTGIIYSIRAKKPTLNLALLCLAFIYFGYGSFAYIPIRATANPDLNNSHPDNAFTLYGYLNRIQYGENPLLFGQYYDATVTDQKEGSIIYRKGDTKYENAGKKIETEYSHTTFLPRMYSTDPQDVQFYKEWLRIPEGQAPNFANNLSWMFTWQMYQMYWRYFLWNFVGRYNDADGQQSMVAIDGNWTTGIFDGGRHLPKSVTSAVTYTPLYALPLIIGLIGAAYHFNRKKKDALVVLLLFFFTGLAIVLYVNQANVQPRERDYSYVGSFYAFAIWIGLGVIAIAESARKFIDGKTAALASTAVCLLAAPVLLASKEWGNHDRSTKMTPHDMAYNYLISCPKDAILFTYGDNDTYSLWYDQEVEGIRPDVRIVNLSLFTGDWYIRQMQKKMNESDPLPITMPYDKYKEGVRDAIYFNDKKLDGPQEVKEVFDFITSDDKAAQVEYQSGDFGNYLPTKNLKLTINPDQVVKMGVVTPDQKSRLASVMDWKFPPNYVTKENLAILDILAHNNWKRPICFTTTIGNENLIGLQPYLYKEGFTYHLIPFQKDTTVHDQLSKTNTMVMYNNVMTKFKFGNFKTAKYLDHESTSMFYPVMTTTFTDLIQNLMKEGHNDLALKVLHKYDQEMPDINPYIDIAGRKIFLIQMAFQLNDVVLGTKMANHLDEYVTDQLDYNYHLLTTNDNTLSRRDVQIGLQILNGVTDFVKENNQPALFKKFDGQLKDYVKKFAPLLNDGQQ from the coding sequence ATGCAGTACAAAAAAATCAATAATCTTTTAGGCTGGCTTTGCTTTGTTATAGCTTCAATTACCTACATTTTAACATTAGAACCGTCAGTTAGTTTTTGGGATTGCGGTGAATTTATTTCATGCGCCTACCGGTTGCAGGTAGCCCACCAACCGGGGTACCCTGTTTTTGCCATGTTGGGCAAGCTGTTTTCATTGCTTTCATTCGGCAATAATGCCAAGGTGCCTTATTATACAAACATGGGGTCGGCTATTGCAAGCGGGGCTACTATTATGTTTTTATTTTGGACAATTACTGCATTGGCCAAGAAGTTATTGCTCAATAAACGCGATGAAGAAGTTAGCCAAACAAACCTTATACTAATTATGGGTGCCGGCCTGGTTGGCGCATTGGCATTCACTTATACCGATACTTTTTGGTTCTCGGCTGTTGAAACTATCGTATTTGCTTTATCATCACTATGTACCGCTATTGTATTTTGGGCCATTTTAAAATGGGATGCCCACGCCGATGAAAAAGGTGCCGATAAATGGCTGGTTTTTATTGCCTATGTTATAGGATTATCAATAGGTATTCACCTGCTTAATTTATTAACTATACCGGCCTTGGCTATTGTTTATTTCTTCCGCAGAAGTAAAAATATCAATGTAGGCAACGGTATACTGGCGTTTTTGGCCGGTATAGTTATTCTGGGACTGGTACAGTATGGCGTTAGGGGATACACCATTAAGTTTGCTGCTTATTTTGACCTTTTCTTTGTTAATAGCTTAGGACTGGGCTTTGGCAGCGGGGCATTCTTTTTTATGCTCATCATAGTGGCAGCGCTTGTAACGGGTATTATATATAGTATACGTGCAAAAAAGCCAACGCTTAACCTTGCATTGTTATGCCTGGCGTTCATTTATTTTGGTTATGGCTCATTTGCCTATATCCCTATCAGGGCAACTGCAAATCCCGATTTAAATAACTCGCACCCCGACAATGCATTTACCCTGTATGGTTACTTAAACCGCATTCAATACGGTGAAAATCCTTTACTGTTTGGCCAATACTACGACGCTACAGTTACTGATCAAAAAGAGGGAAGCATCATCTATCGCAAGGGTGACACCAAATACGAAAATGCCGGTAAAAAAATAGAGACAGAGTATAGCCATACAACATTTCTGCCGCGCATGTATAGTACCGACCCTCAGGACGTACAGTTTTATAAAGAGTGGTTACGTATCCCTGAAGGGCAGGCGCCAAACTTTGCAAACAACTTAAGCTGGATGTTTACCTGGCAAATGTACCAGATGTACTGGCGTTATTTTTTATGGAACTTTGTTGGCCGGTATAACGATGCCGATGGGCAGCAAAGTATGGTAGCCATTGATGGTAACTGGACAACCGGAATATTTGATGGTGGCAGGCATTTGCCCAAATCAGTTACAAGTGCCGTAACCTATACACCATTATACGCATTACCGCTTATTATAGGCTTAATAGGTGCCGCCTACCATTTTAACCGTAAAAAGAAAGATGCATTGGTAGTGTTGCTACTTTTTTTCTTTACCGGTCTGGCCATCGTGTTATATGTTAATCAAGCCAATGTGCAACCACGCGAGCGTGATTACTCCTACGTTGGCTCCTTTTATGCCTTTGCAATCTGGATAGGTTTAGGTGTGATAGCCATTGCCGAAAGCGCCCGTAAATTTATTGACGGCAAAACTGCAGCTTTAGCTTCAACAGCCGTGTGTTTATTGGCTGCGCCTGTTTTGCTGGCCAGCAAGGAGTGGGGCAATCATGATCGTTCAACCAAAATGACACCGCATGATATGGCTTATAACTACCTGATATCGTGCCCTAAAGATGCTATTTTGTTTACCTATGGCGATAATGATACCTACTCGTTATGGTATGACCAGGAAGTTGAAGGCATCAGGCCCGATGTACGCATCGTGAACCTGAGTTTATTTACCGGCGACTGGTACATCCGCCAGATGCAGAAAAAGATGAATGAATCGGATCCTTTGCCTATTACCATGCCTTATGATAAATATAAGGAAGGGGTACGTGATGCCATTTATTTTAACGACAAGAAATTAGACGGTCCGCAGGAAGTAAAAGAAGTTTTTGACTTTATCACATCTGACGATAAAGCCGCACAAGTTGAATACCAAAGCGGCGATTTTGGAAATTACCTGCCAACTAAAAACCTGAAACTAACCATAAACCCAGACCAGGTGGTAAAAATGGGCGTGGTAACCCCGGATCAAAAAAGCAGGCTTGCAAGCGTAATGGATTGGAAATTTCCACCAAATTATGTAACAAAAGAGAACCTGGCCATATTGGATATACTTGCCCATAATAACTGGAAAAGGCCTATTTGCTTCACTACCACTATTGGCAACGAAAACCTGATTGGTTTACAGCCATACCTGTATAAAGAGGGTTTTACTTATCATTTAATACCTTTTCAAAAAGATACAACGGTACATGACCAGTTGAGTAAAACAAACACCATGGTGATGTACAATAACGTGATGACCAAGTTTAAATTCGGGAACTTTAAAACTGCTAAATATCTTGATCACGAATCAACATCGATGTTTTACCCGGTAATGACCACTACTTTTACCGACTTGATTCAAAACCTGATGAAGGAAGGACATAATGACCTGGCCTTGAAAGTACTGCACAAATACGACCAGGAAATGCCCGACATTAACCCTTACATTGATATAGCCGGCCGTAAAATATTTTTGATACAAATGGCATTTCAATTAAATGACGTTGTGTTGGGGACCAAAATGGCAAACCATCTTGATGAGTACGTAACCGATCAGCTTGATTACAATTATCATTTGCTGACTACAAACGATAACACATTGAGCAGGCGTGATGTACAAATAGGGTTGCAGATACTAAATGGGGTAACTGATTTTGTAAAAGAAAACAACCAGCCAGCGTTATTTAAAAAATTCGATGGGCAGTTAAAGGATTACGTTAAAAAGTTTGCACCGTTATTGAATGATGGGCAACAATAG
- a CDS encoding GAF domain-containing protein — protein sequence MHTEVLNISKNDCNVCQVETCLTFDPFVAHLQERVKTEKTLKSEFYKYVLNKFETDLCIDLEVNPDYAEMYRGTLELIYSILTPPILNEKEFFWALSTPVPEKIFFSTEAFFEFHSSHHSGLYAVNMPDQDLFAQRQKRFIYNLILERMYGFSTILRNELLYSYVDPDTKLTRYYNIFTNPQFVNVVAKGELPVLSFEAIEPYLNDFEGIDVLERILPLSNFKFEGFSVITLTDVTLPHAMESIRNELVNHSSNETEQYEHIINSLKTLSEDPAIEFGLMPFLTVNNRPIFDTDECSQSVLMSSAKKYSMAEETFVAIADDYNRNPKPIFFNVINDEKTIKFPFLKVLKQSGVKSYGIFPVYYNKKNVGILEVYAYKEIAFYEKLLSKLQTAMPLIAQLLQNSIDQFNDRIERIIKDKFTSLQPSVQWKFNEVAWEYLKSGNKKRKNQEIETVVFDNVYPLFGAIDIRNSTIERNTALQDDLKGFLTLVMETLAKLKKHIHLRLIDNLVFKCDEWLQKVSGFITTNDELTLDGFVKDELNPFLEHFRQNYPDEKPVIDKYFAALSEDTGLSYANRRNLENSMQLINNSINHYLEVAQDEVQESYPCYFEKFRTDGVEYDIYIGQSIAPSRVFDLLYLKNIRLWQLRSMAEIARLTNSLTDQISHPLQTTQLIFIHSNPIQISFRNDERRFDVEGAYNIRYEVVKKRIDKVLIAGTVERLTQPGKIAMVYFNANEATEYHEYIKYLQDSHILNNDLEYLDLEELQGVTGLKALRVGVNYDFKS from the coding sequence ATGCATACCGAAGTACTCAACATAAGTAAAAATGATTGTAATGTTTGCCAGGTAGAAACCTGCCTTACGTTTGATCCTTTTGTAGCGCATTTACAGGAGCGTGTAAAAACAGAAAAGACCCTTAAATCTGAGTTTTATAAATACGTACTCAATAAGTTTGAAACAGACTTGTGTATCGATCTGGAGGTGAATCCCGATTATGCCGAAATGTACAGGGGCACATTGGAGTTGATTTACAGCATACTTACACCACCTATTTTAAATGAAAAAGAGTTTTTTTGGGCACTGAGCACGCCAGTGCCCGAAAAGATATTTTTCAGTACCGAGGCGTTTTTTGAATTTCATTCCAGTCACCATTCCGGCCTGTATGCGGTTAACATGCCCGATCAGGACTTGTTTGCCCAACGCCAGAAACGTTTTATTTACAACCTGATACTGGAACGAATGTATGGCTTTAGTACAATACTCAGGAACGAGTTATTGTACAGCTATGTAGACCCCGATACCAAACTTACGCGCTATTATAACATTTTTACCAACCCGCAATTTGTTAATGTGGTAGCAAAGGGAGAATTGCCTGTTTTAAGCTTTGAGGCCATTGAGCCTTACCTTAATGATTTTGAAGGTATAGATGTTCTTGAACGCATTTTGCCACTTTCCAATTTTAAGTTCGAAGGATTCTCAGTAATAACGTTAACCGACGTTACCCTGCCCCATGCGATGGAAAGCATCAGGAACGAGCTGGTTAACCACTCCAGTAACGAAACTGAGCAATATGAGCACATCATCAACTCGTTAAAAACCCTATCCGAAGACCCTGCCATTGAATTTGGCCTGATGCCTTTTTTAACCGTAAATAACCGGCCTATATTTGATACCGATGAGTGCTCGCAAAGTGTGCTTATGTCGTCGGCAAAAAAATACAGCATGGCCGAGGAAACTTTTGTGGCTATTGCCGATGACTATAACAGGAACCCCAAGCCCATATTTTTTAATGTCATTAATGACGAAAAGACTATAAAGTTTCCTTTTTTAAAGGTGTTAAAGCAATCGGGCGTTAAATCGTACGGTATTTTCCCGGTTTACTACAATAAAAAAAATGTAGGTATCCTTGAAGTATATGCCTACAAGGAAATAGCATTTTATGAAAAACTGCTATCCAAGCTGCAAACTGCTATGCCACTGATAGCGCAATTACTCCAAAACAGCATCGATCAGTTTAACGACCGTATTGAGCGGATAATAAAAGATAAGTTTACCTCGTTGCAGCCATCGGTACAGTGGAAATTCAATGAGGTGGCATGGGAGTACCTTAAAAGCGGCAATAAAAAACGTAAGAACCAGGAAATAGAAACTGTTGTTTTTGATAATGTATATCCGCTTTTTGGGGCAATAGACATCCGCAACTCTACCATTGAGCGTAACACCGCTTTACAGGACGATTTAAAGGGATTTCTTACGCTGGTCATGGAAACCCTTGCCAAGTTAAAAAAACACATCCACCTGCGCCTTATTGACAACCTGGTATTTAAATGCGATGAATGGCTGCAAAAAGTTAGCGGTTTTATTACCACAAACGACGAACTTACGCTGGATGGTTTTGTAAAAGATGAGCTGAACCCGTTCCTGGAACATTTCAGGCAGAACTATCCCGATGAAAAACCGGTGATAGATAAATATTTTGCCGCGCTTTCTGAAGATACAGGCCTGTCTTATGCCAACAGACGTAACCTGGAAAATTCCATGCAGCTTATCAACAACAGCATTAATCATTACCTGGAAGTGGCGCAGGATGAGGTACAGGAATCGTATCCCTGTTATTTCGAAAAATTCAGGACCGATGGTGTTGAATACGACATTTACATAGGCCAGTCCATTGCCCCCAGCCGGGTTTTTGATTTGCTCTATTTAAAAAATATCCGCCTGTGGCAACTAAGATCGATGGCCGAAATAGCAAGACTTACCAACTCATTAACCGACCAGATCTCGCATCCACTGCAAACAACCCAGCTGATTTTTATCCACTCAAACCCTATCCAGATCAGCTTCAGGAATGACGAACGCCGTTTTGATGTGGAAGGGGCTTATAACATCAGGTATGAGGTAGTTAAAAAGCGTATTGATAAAGTATTGATAGCCGGCACTGTTGAGCGCCTTACCCAGCCAGGCAAAATAGCCATGGTATATTTTAACGCCAACGAGGCAACCGAATACCATGAATATATTAAATACCTGCAGGATTCGCATATCTTGAATAATGATCTTGAATACCTCGACCTGGAGGAACTACAAGGGGTTACCGGACTTAAAGCCTTGCGGGTTGGCGTGAATTATGATTTTAAATCATAA